In a genomic window of Thermoproteus tenax Kra 1:
- a CDS encoding Lrp/AsnC family transcriptional regulator, which translates to MATAEELRLTDRQVQILQHLLQRAQPMRVYTVYGDQDEIARELGMTRQALAIHLKRLKELGLVRTGREFVDVTEKAVKFLKGQSNDVIVLVKVEPKYRDKVYDFSKKLPIEKALRLAGEYDLAVITQETVLDKVLDALNNMEGVKETKTFISIGAIKE; encoded by the coding sequence ATGGCTACCGCAGAGGAGCTAAGATTGACTGATAGACAGGTACAGATACTACAACACCTACTGCAAAGGGCCCAGCCCATGAGAGTCTATACAGTGTACGGCGACCAAGACGAGATTGCCAGAGAGTTGGGGATGACAAGGCAAGCTCTAGCGATACACCTAAAGAGGCTCAAGGAGCTCGGTCTCGTGAGGACAGGCCGCGAGTTCGTTGACGTTACTGAGAAGGCGGTCAAGTTCTTGAAAGGCCAGAGCAACGATGTTATTGTGCTTGTGAAAGTAGAGCCAAAGTATCGCGACAAGGTCTACGACTTCTCCAAGAAGCTCCCCATCGAAAAGGCGCTTAGGCTGGCCGGCGAGTACGACTTGGCTGTAATAACCCAAGAGACGGTATTGGACAAAGTGCTTGATGCGCTCAATAACATGGAGGGCGTGAAAGAGACAAAGACCTTTATTAGCATAGGGGCCATAAAAGAATAA